AGAGATAGCTAGTTTCTCGCTTTTGGAGAGAAATTTAATGTAGTTTTATTGTGAAGTTTAATATATGTATGCGTTTAGATGATTAATGGTGGTGGAATTTGTTCGGACATGACAGTCACATTATTGCATGGCCATGCAGATGAAAACTGCTGCAGCTGCTTGAATAGCAAATTTTGATGCATGTCCGACAATTTTTGTCGGAGCAGAGTGGACTCGGATCGGAGGCGGTCGTTGTCAGTCCTTACACGATGACAGTGGTACAAAAGGAACCTCAAACGGTAAGTCAGTTCTCGGTTCTCGATTCTAAGCCGGTTCGCCTGGTTCCTTAGGTTTTCTAAATGCTTCTGTTTACGCATCCGTGACCTCCTGGCCGATTCCCGGTTCGATATCATGCGTCTTCTCTTTCGTTCATCGATGATGGAAAGCGTTTTGTTTGATTCGTCCAAACCGGAATTGGAGTGAGTTTGGGTTTGGGTTTGGGTTTGGTTCAGTTCAGTCGAAGCGGAACCGGACCGAGCGGGTCCTACTGATTGGGTAGTGGAAAAAAGTTGGGAGCAATCCCAAGCGCTTTGGAGAGAGGGAAATGGATCACTTTCCATCATGGGATTGGAGGAAATAATGGCCGGAACAGTGGACAACATGGCTTCCTTTAAGAATAACAAACATACATGGGGAAAGAAGAGGAGGAGAAAAGGGAAGAAATGCAGCGTAGGAGGCCTGTATTTATGGGCAGCTTAAGGGTAGTTTGGTAATATTATCAATAAAGTAGAGTTAATTAAAAAGCCATTTATTTAGGTGATGGGTGGGAGTAGATAGATGGTTCAAGTCTCCATCAGATCAAAAGCATTCGATCATGTCCATCTATGAGGcctacttttaaatttttattataatttaatcaaaCTTTTCTGGGGCGGCATCATTACcccataattaatttaattcaactaATGAACAGGAATGTGAAAGAAATTTAAGTTCCTGCTTCTTAGGAAGTTCCTGAATGTAAGGAACATCACATAAATTCCTACTTCCTCATAGTCATGGAtcattttccaaaattttcaacaaAGTTCAGTACAATGTTATGCCATAAGGTGTGTGTTTCAACCAAGGATTTAGAGTGTTGTTTcggtaataataatatagtaattaatttttttttgaggAATTTGATATCCGatttattttacataattttagtttttttttaaattatttggttaaaatatttataattttacaaatctaatgatattcatattgaatattttctatattattaattttcttttataattatatttttagtttgtaaaatttcattatttcaaGTTTTCATAGAAGAACTATTTATCCAAACTAATCAATTACAATTATTACCATTTTGATTTTATGAATTCTAAAATACTAACATTTTAAAAatctctaaaatttaaaattcttcgCCCAACCTCACTCTTAAAAGTTTAAACATAAACATATGTATTTAGTATATAAATCAGATTATATACAACAATTAAgggtaaattataaaatagtcaccTAACTATGTCTTTAGTTCTATTTTAGTCACCTAGctattgtttttttatttaatcactaaacttttagaaattaaataatttaatcattccCCCATTAGTTGCCGTTAGATGAGTGACGGAAAGCCCTTTTTTTATTAGTCTAATAACAAATTCAACCCTCTAATGTTTAGGCATTCTATTAATTTgatcttaaatattaaaaaaattcaaaaaatttaaccCTTAATGTTTACAAAATTATGTTCAAATTCTAAAAAATCCAATAACTTTAACCTTcattgtaacgcctcaaaattttaaacttttgttTGTTAAATTTAGTCATAAGATATGTATTTACTTCAGTGGTTTGGAGCATTGATTGTGCGTTTGAGATTAGGGATTTAAGTCCCACTATTGGAAATTTTTGTTATCTTTTTTACTCAACCTTTGTCTTTGAACTCTCAACTTAAGTTTAATTCTATGTAAATTTATATTAACAATGGGCTTACTGGTTCAGTGGTAAAGCTTTAACTAATTCTTTAGTTTTGCGTTCAAGTCTCTATGGAAGCAATAAGGAAATGTTtggcattttttttttaaataaataagttttgttttttaaatcacttaatcaatttattttttctccacttttttatttttatttttcccaaaatttgtCGATTTTTTGTTCCCTTTTGTTTTCCTTGTGTTTTCtttttagtttcttttcttttacttttgcTTCAATTCTTGACATTAGTGTGGGAATTCTTCGCTCGATATACTGTTAGGTGTTCTAATTCATTCGGGTAAGTGTGTAATTCTATTTATAGATTATTAGTTTAGTGAATTTTTCAGTTTGTTTCTTGAGATCTTTGTAAAGATTGATTCTTCGTTGGTTGTTGGTTTAATTGGTTTGTTCGAATCAGGAGAGGAGTGAGCGACGTCTAATGTTTCTCCAACAAATTAAGCTTTGTGTAATTGCTGCTTGTTTATCGGTAAACGTTAGTTTTCATTTTGAGGATTTTTTGTCGAAGTTCTTAAATGTAACTACGGTTTTAGATGTTAATTCTagtgatttgattgtgaataaatGGTCTGATTGGTCACTTGAATGTCGTTTTTAGGTTCTAGAATCAGCATTTTTGCTTCTACATCGAATTCGTATCAAGTGTTTAATGAAAACCCAAGAAATCAGCGAATAGAGAAAGCCATAATTGGGATTGCAGactccacacggctgtgtgccaaGTCATGTATCAGAGCATGCAACTttctgacttgagtcacacgagcgtgtgttagGCCGGGTGCtagaccgtgtaactctttgacttgagtCACATGACAGTGTGACAAACTGTGTGAGGCACTGATAtgagccacacggtcgtgtgtcaggccgtgtgggccacaaggGCCAGCCAAGTAGGCCATGTAAATCCACATGGGTTTGTGGgccaaaattttgaaattcttcTTAGAACCGTAAACATCATTCTAATCGAACGTAGGCCTTCTGTAGGGTCTGTATGATCTGGATTAAGCTGTAAAACTTGCTATCTGATGATCTATTGGCGTATAATTTGTTTTTGTATATATGTCTTATATGATATCTGCTAAGTAAGTATGATATGAATTATTTAAGTATGTTCTGAATTTGTATCACTATATACCTATCTCTGTTATCTGTTAGTTCTGCATATGCATTGGGATGGGATTTGCATTAAAGAAGGAAGTGTGGGCAGTTTAATAATTTGTCGACTCTGTTGACTAAGCCACATACATATATGATTCTAGCAATTTATCGCACTCTAATTTGGAAGCTAGCCTGCAAATAATCTGAAATGTGACATATAGTCACTATGCGGTATGTAGGGATGGATGAGTACTTGATACCCTATATAGTGTGTAGCGATGCTTGGAGATAGTGTGTAGTGGATGGGGGTAAGATTTGAATCTATTTCTGATATGCTCTACATTTGTATCTAATATACGTTGTTTCTGATTTTGGTTTTGATTCTAAAATCTGTCTGAATAAAGATCCAAAAGCATGTCTAAGATCATTTTTGTTAAATTGTTTAAACATGTTACACACAGAGCTTGCAAGCtctttttatttgtttgtttggaTTTCAAGTAACCCTTAGACTTAGGCAAGTTGGCGTATCAAGAGCTCAGCCTTTTCGTTTAGTCGTTCTACTATTTTAACTGGATTTATACTATTGCAAACTTTTGGAATGTTGTTTTTAAAAGATGGGATCCTTATGGTTTGTTTACAAATGTTTAAATGATTTTGGATTGcttgaattttaattatataagttGAACGTCTCAAAAATGGTTTAGTGTAACTCTCTAGATTTAACTATGATGTTTAGGCCGGGTTCAAGGTGTTACATTCAATAtttgtaaaaatttttaaaaaaattaaataaacttttaagaaaaattaaatacgcattagattaaaaaaataatttttaaaattctaaaaaattcacTTCCATCCAATCACATTTAAGGCCAAGTAAGTCTGAATTTCAAATAATATTTGTTGTATATGATATTTTTGCTACGGTTGCTTCACTTGTTCAATTATAGCTCCGTGACTGAGATTTTTTATGGGATTTAAAACAACTTTAGAGGAAATATAAATGTAGAAAAATGGCGGGAAatcttatttaaaattaataataaaatagttaatTAGTATTTGAAATTTATGATTACTTTTGAAATACTACAATATTCATCATTATTTTCTCCAATCTATTCCTACTTTAAGAAGACAATTGCCTTTTAAATATTCATTGGCAGCATCATTTGGAACATCCAACTTGATAATGGTGTTGTACTAATTCACAACACTTCTCCAAAACCAtcttcaaaatttaatttttcaactttGTTTCATTATGGTAAaaagtttaattttataaaaattaataaatttatttttcaatgtttataaaattcaaatttaaaattttaataatttaaccttca
This window of the Gossypium arboreum isolate Shixiya-1 chromosome 12, ASM2569848v2, whole genome shotgun sequence genome carries:
- the LOC108477784 gene encoding basic leucine zipper 4-like, producing MLSTVPAIISSNPMMESDPFPSLQSAWDCSQLFSTTQSVGPARSGSASTELNQTQTQTQTHSNSGLDESNKTLSIIDERKRRRMISNRESARRSRMRKQKHLENLRNQANRLRIENRELTYRLRFLLYHCHRVRTDNDRLRSESTLLRQKLSDMHQNLLFKQLQQFSSAWPCNNVTVMSEQIPPPLII